A part of Campylobacter concisus genomic DNA contains:
- a CDS encoding phosphoglycerate dehydrogenase: MKTIIVCDAIHPVGFELLKKEQDINVIDAVNTPKDELLKILGEADVAITRSSTEVNEAFLNAGKKLKAIVRAGVGVDNVDIEGCSRRGIIAMNVPTANTIAAVELTMAHMLASARSLEYAHNDLKLDRIWKREKWYGVELFKKKLGVIGFGNIGSRVAVRAKAFGMEIIAYDPYIDPSKVIDMGGTYTKNFDDILACDFITIHTPKTKETTDMIGAKEIAKMKDGVRLINCARGGLYNEEALYEGLKSGKIAFAGIDVFTKEPATDHPLLDLNNVSVTPHLGANTLESQRNIAVEAVEQAILAARGISYPNALNLPIKTEDLPPFVEPYIDLTSKMAFLAAQINKSAIKAIRIETHGQISEYANSMLTFAIVGALKESLGEAINYVNAKFLCDEKGIVTETSLGGDSIFKNKITVRLTTENGIVTVGGTVFGENQQRIVTINGFKTDFKPKGKMIIFKNHDVPGVIAQISKILADEKINIADFRLGRDDHNMALAVILVDEHIKAETLERLNALEACVWAQYAVI, encoded by the coding sequence ATGAAAACTATCATTGTTTGCGATGCGATACATCCAGTAGGTTTTGAACTTTTAAAAAAAGAGCAAGATATAAACGTAATAGATGCAGTTAATACTCCTAAAGATGAACTTTTAAAAATTTTAGGTGAGGCGGATGTTGCTATAACAAGAAGCTCAACTGAAGTAAACGAGGCCTTTTTAAACGCTGGTAAAAAACTAAAAGCTATTGTTAGAGCTGGTGTTGGTGTAGATAATGTCGATATAGAAGGGTGCTCAAGGCGTGGCATAATAGCTATGAACGTTCCAACTGCAAACACTATTGCTGCGGTCGAGCTAACAATGGCTCATATGCTAGCTTCTGCTAGATCTCTTGAATACGCTCATAATGATCTAAAGCTAGATAGAATCTGGAAGCGTGAGAAGTGGTATGGGGTTGAGCTTTTTAAGAAAAAGCTTGGTGTGATCGGCTTTGGAAATATTGGCTCGAGAGTAGCTGTTCGTGCAAAAGCTTTTGGTATGGAGATCATTGCTTATGATCCATATATTGACCCATCTAAAGTTATCGATATGGGCGGTACTTATACTAAAAATTTTGATGATATTTTAGCATGTGATTTTATCACGATACATACACCAAAGACTAAAGAGACAACTGATATGATCGGCGCTAAAGAGATCGCAAAAATGAAAGATGGCGTAAGACTTATAAACTGCGCTAGAGGTGGTCTTTATAACGAAGAAGCGCTTTATGAAGGACTAAAAAGTGGCAAGATAGCATTTGCCGGTATTGATGTTTTTACAAAAGAGCCAGCAACTGATCATCCACTTCTTGATCTAAACAATGTAAGTGTCACACCGCATCTTGGAGCAAATACACTTGAGTCACAGCGAAATATCGCAGTAGAGGCAGTGGAGCAAGCTATTTTAGCAGCTCGCGGTATAAGCTATCCAAATGCGTTAAATTTACCTATAAAAACAGAAGATCTACCGCCATTTGTTGAGCCTTATATCGATCTTACAAGCAAGATGGCATTTCTTGCTGCACAGATCAATAAAAGCGCGATCAAGGCTATCCGCATAGAGACTCATGGGCAGATTAGCGAATATGCAAATTCAATGCTAACATTTGCAATCGTGGGCGCCTTAAAAGAGAGTCTTGGTGAAGCGATAAATTATGTAAATGCTAAATTTTTATGCGATGAAAAAGGTATAGTGACCGAAACTAGCCTTGGTGGAGATAGCATTTTTAAAAATAAAATTACCGTTCGCTTAACTACTGAAAATGGTATTGTAACCGTAGGTGGAACGGTATTTGGTGAAAATCAGCAACGTATCGTAACGATAAATGGTTTTAAGACTGACTTTAAACCAAAAGGCAAGATGATCATCTTTAAAAACCATGATGTGCCAGGCGTTATTGCTCAAATCAGTAAAATTTTAGCTGATGAAAAGATCAATATCGCAGACTTCCGCCTTGGTAGAGATGATCATAACATGGCGCTTGCTGTCATCTTGGTTGATGAACATATAAAAGCAGAAACGTTAGAGAGGCTAAACGCACTTGAAGCTTGCGTTTGGGCTCAATACGCAGTTATATAA
- a CDS encoding elongation factor P — protein sequence MASYSMGDLKKGLKIEIDGVPYKIVEYQHVKPGKGAAFVRAKIKSFIDGKVLEKTFHAGDKCEQPHLEEKEMQYLYDDGEYCQFMDTVTYEQVAISDEDVGDVKKWMIDGMMVEILFHNGNAIGVEVPQVVELKIVETPPNFKGDTQGGKKPATLESGAVVQIPFHVLEGEVIRVDTVRGEYIERANK from the coding sequence ATGGCTTCATATTCAATGGGCGATCTAAAAAAGGGACTAAAGATCGAGATCGACGGCGTTCCTTATAAAATCGTAGAATATCAACACGTTAAACCGGGTAAAGGTGCAGCTTTTGTTCGTGCAAAAATCAAATCTTTTATCGATGGAAAAGTGCTTGAAAAGACTTTTCATGCAGGCGATAAATGTGAGCAACCACATCTTGAAGAAAAAGAGATGCAGTATCTTTATGATGATGGTGAATATTGTCAGTTTATGGATACGGTTACTTATGAACAAGTTGCTATTAGCGATGAGGATGTGGGTGATGTTAAAAAATGGATGATCGATGGCATGATGGTTGAAATTTTATTTCACAATGGCAATGCGATCGGCGTTGAAGTGCCACAAGTAGTTGAGCTAAAGATAGTTGAGACTCCACCAAATTTCAAGGGCGATACGCAAGGTGGTAAAAAGCCAGCTACTCTTGAGAGTGGTGCGGTAGTTCAGATACCATTTCACGTACTTGAGGGCGAGGTTATCCGTGTGGATACTGTTCGTGGCGAGTATATCGAGCGTGCAAATAAATAA